The following are encoded in a window of Fusarium verticillioides 7600 chromosome 6, whole genome shotgun sequence genomic DNA:
- a CDS encoding D-arabinono-1,4-lactone oxidase: MDPLVAAELEKFDDSVAFRARPQHVHHTWARTFSSLPELFIQPESLPEVEKVVNLARRCRRRLVTTGCGHSPSNITCTSSWLVNLDNFNRVLSVNKETGVVTMEGGIRLYALCEELEKHGLTMPNLGSINEQSISGAISTGTHGSSLRHGLMSEDVLSLKVTMADGTTVYCSKDTKTDLFRAALLSLGAIGIITEVSFQAVPAFTLKWEQSIDTDYKMFESWNRNLWTQSEFVRVWWFPYTRRAVVWQAEQTDEEHRDPPQSGYDGSIGYYVYHNLLYLAQHVPRILPWVEWFVFGMQYGFRNGTTSSAVQPSRKALLMNCLYSQFVNEWAIPLDKGPEALRRLSSWLNHLSPDDPDYVPHDIPFSADGLYVHAPVEVRVSDTTLTSNVRPYLDITVENGPTLYLNATLYRPYLMDPPCHERYYEAFEWLMKDLGGRPHWAKNFRTTRSEIEAFYGKQLESFRAIRNDVDPQGMFVGPWHRETIMENGEGLELEEVEIRREKNRTGGVTTFGII, from the coding sequence ATGGACCCTCTCGTGGCCGCAGAACTGGAAAAGTTCGACGATAGTGTGGCATTCCGTGCTCGGCCACAACATGTCCACCACACTTGGGCGCGCACATTTTCGTCCCTCCCAGAGCTTTTCATCCAACCCGAGTCTTTGCCTGAAGTTGAAAAAGTTGTGAATCTGGCGCGAAGATGCCGTCGGCGTCTAGTGACGACTGGTTGTGGCCATTCGCCCTCCAATATCACTTGTACATCCAGTTGGCTCGTCAACCTGGACAACTTCAACAGGGTACTCTCGGTGAACAAAGAAACGGGTGTTGTTACCATGGAGGGTGGAATCAGGCTTTACGCCCTCtgtgaagagctcgagaagcatgGACTCACGATGCCAAATCTTGGAAGCATCAATGAGCAGTCTATTAGTGGCGCTATCTCAACAGGTACCCATGGAAGCAGTCTACGCCATGGACTGATGTCCGAAGATGTCCTCTCTCTTAAGGTTACAATGGCAGATGGAACTACGGTGTACTGCTCTAAAGACACCAAGACGGACCTTTTCAGAGCTGcccttctttctcttggcGCTATTGGTATCATTACCGAAGTTTCCTTCCAGGCAGTTCCAGCCTTTACTCTGAAGTGGGAACAGAGCATTGACACAGACTACAAGATGTTTGAGTCTTGGAACCGAAACCTATGGACACAGAGTGAATTTGTCAGGGTCTGGTGGTTCCCCTACACAAGACGTGCAGTGGTGTGGCAGGCAGAACAAACCGACGAGGAACACCGCGACCCTCCTCAGAGTGGGTATGACGGCTCAATCGGCTACTATGTCTACCACAATCTTCTCTATCTTGCCCAACACGTTCCGCGAATCCTGCCATGGGTTGAGTGGTTTGTCTTCGGTATGCAGTATGGCTTTCGGAATGGAACCACTTCATCAGCTGTTCAACCAAGCCGCAAAGCACTGCTCATGAACTGCCTATATTCCCAGTTTGTTAACGAGTGGGCCATCCCTCTTGATAAGGGCCCCGAGGCGCTCCGGAGACTGAGCTCTTGGCTTAACCACTTGTCTCCTGATGACCCTGATTACGTTCCTCACGACATCCCCTTCTCTGCGGACGGTCTTTACGTCCACGCACCTGTCGAAGTGCGCGTAAGTGACACCACTCTCACCTCGAACGTACGGCCATACCTCGATATCACTGTTGAAAACGGACCTACATTGTACCTCAACGCAACACTATATCGCCCCTATCTCATGGACCCTCCTTGCCACGAACGATACTACGAGGCTTTTGAGTGGCTGATGAAAGACCTTGGAGGTCGACCGCACTGGGCCAAGAATTTTAGAACCACTCGGTCTGAGATTGAAGCGTTCTATGGAAAGCAACTTGAATCGTTTCGAGCCATACGCAACGATGTTGACCCTCAGGGCATGTTTGTCGGGCCATGGCATCGAGAAACAATTATGGAGAATGGCGAGGGTCTTGAattggaagaggttgagattcGAAGAGAGAAGAACCGCACAGGAGGTGTCACCACGTTTGGAATCATTTGA